The stretch of DNA GAACTGCGGCTTGCTGGTCGGATCGATCTGCAGATCGCCCATCGCGTTGGCGCGAAACACGCTGGGGGCGGCCTGCTGATTGCGGGTGTTAATGACGTAGCACTGCAGGTCGCCGGTCAAAAAGTCGAGCGTGAAGAGTCCGTCGGCGCTGGAGTCGATATCGCCGGTCGCGGCGGCCATGGTGTCGGTCCGCGTGGCGCTGGCTTGAACGGGAATCTCGAGGACGGCGTTGGTCGGACGCGACAGCAAAACGCCGGCGATCGCGGCGACGCCGCACAAACCGCCCATAGCGAAACCGATCCAAATGCCGGAAAGACGTGATCTACGCATAACGAGGAGGTCCTGTTGTCGATATCAGGGGGGGCAGCGGAAGTCGCCGGTGCTGGCGCTGCGGCGACCCGAGTCTCAGTCAATCGTAGGGTTTTTCGACAAACGACGCCAGAGAGAACGCCAGAATCGCAAAATTCGCAGGCCACGGCCGTGAAATCCGCAGTGGGGGAGTATGATAAAGGGAACCCCTCATCCCCGTTTTCCACTCTCCAAGCCCCCCTGGCTGACTCAATTATCTACCGGAAAGTATCGCCCGATGTTGCGACGTGCTGTGCTGCCGCTCTCTTTGTTATTGCTGCTGAATCTGACTTGGAGTGCGCTCGGGGGGAATGATCCGACGCGGGTCCGAAACGCGATGGTCGTTTCGCAAAGCGCTATCGCGTCGCAAGTGGGCGCCGATGTGATGCAGGAAGGGGGCAACGCCGTTGATGCGGCGGTGGCGACCGCGTTTGCCATGGCGGTGACTCATCCGACCGCCGGCAACATCGGCGGCGGCGGGTTCTTGGTCTTTCGTCCGGCCGAGGGAGAGCCGACGGCGTTTAACTTTCGTGAAAAGGCGCCGGCCGCCGCGCACCCCGAGATGTGGCTAAACGAAAACGGGGAATACGACTACCAGCGGCACCACGAAAGCCACAAGGCGGTCGGTGTGCCGGGGACGGTCGCTGGGCTGTACCTGGCTTGGAAAACGCACGGCAAGCTCCCTTGGAAACGCCTGGTCGAACCGGCGGTTCTTCTGGCGGCCGACGGGTTTGTGGTGGGAGATGGACTCGAGCGGACGCTGAAAGGGGAAATTGATCGTTTCAAGAAGTACCCCGCGTCGCTCGCGCAGTTCACCAAGAATGGAGAGCCGTACCTGGCTGGCGATGTTCTGAAACAGCCCGATCTGGCGAAGACGCTCGAGAGAATTCGTGATCAAGGACCGGCCGGTTTTTACGAAGGGGAAACGGCCGAACTGTTGGTCAAAGAAATGGAGGCCAACGGCGGTCTGATCACGCTGGAAGATATGAAGGGCTACGCCGCCCAGCAGTGCCAACCGCTAACCGGTAAATATCGCGGGTATGACGTGATCGGTATGCCCCCGCCCAGTTCGGGCGGCGTCGGCGTGATCGAAATGCTGAACATCCTGGAAGGATACGATATTCGATCCGCCGGATCAGGCTCGGCCCTGAACCTGCACCGCATGGCCGAAGCGATGCGCCGCAGCTACGCCGATCGGGCGCAGCACCTGGGCGATCCTGACTTCAATCCCGACATGCCGGTCAAAGAGCTGATCTCGAAGGAGCATGCCGCCGAGTTGCGCAAAACGATTGACGAGTCGAAGGCGTCCGTCTCGACGCCGGAGAGTTTCGAGTGGGCGTATGAAAGCGACGAGACGACTCACTTTTCGGTGGTCGACGCCGATCGCAACGCGGTCTCGATGACCTACACGCTCGAATACGCCTATGGCTCGGCGATCACCGTGCCGGGGGCCGGCTTTATCTTGAACAACGAGATGGGGGACTTTAATGCAGGCCCCGGTCTGACGACAGCGGGTGGTTTGATCGGCACCAAACCGAATTTGGCGCTGCCGCAAAAGCGGATGCTTTCGAGCATGTCGCCGACGATCATCGCCAAAGATGGCGAGCTGTTCATGGTGACCGGCAGTCCCGGCGGTCGCACGATCATCAATACCGTCCTGCAAACGATTTTGAATGTGGTCGACCACAAGATGAACGCCCAGGAAGCGGTTGACGCCGGGCGGATCCATCACCAGTGGTTGCCGTCGCGGATCATGTACGAGCACCAAGGCTTCTCGCCCGATACGCTCGCCATCCTTCGCGACATGGGGCACGAGCTCTACCGGAACAACAAGCAAGGGACCGCCGAAGTGATCGTCGTTGACGCCAAGAGCGGGCATTTGGAGGGTGGCCTCGATCGCCGCCGACCCGATGGCGGCGCGGCTGGATACTAACTGCCTGTTGAAAAATGCCATCGTGGCATTTTTCAACCTCGCCATGCCTACTTATCTTCCGGCGCCAGCGAAATATTCTGCTCGCGGCGCTTCGGCGGCTCTGGTTCTTCTTTGGCGGGCAACTGGGCGCCGATCGGGCCGATCTCGTCGGTCAGCTTCGCCAGTTCTCCGGCGACCTGTTTGTCGACTTTGGGGCTCGGCTTCACTACGACCGGCGGTTCGGGCGGCGGAACGTAGTCCGACTTGCCCAAGTCCGGAGCCGGTTTCTCGCCGCGGTTCTTCGCTTCGTTGAAAGCGGCGCTCAGGCTGCTCATGCCGTCGTCGACCGCTTTGCTGACTTGGCCATCTTCGGCATCGGGGGCCGGTTCGTCGAGCTTCACCGGTTCGGTATTGATTTTGGGCTCGGCCGGCTCCGCTTCGCCGGGGGAAGCTTCTTCGTCCTTGCTGCCGGCCGCCGTTTTCATTTCTTCGGTCCACAACTCTTGCGGCACCGTAAAGTAGGCGAACGACGGGATGTACTGCACGATATGGAACTTGTCGTCGCCGGAGATCCACATCACCGCGAACATCGCGATGACAATCCCAAAGACGCCGCCGCCAACTACCTTGAACGCTTCCCAGGCGGGGTTCGAGCCTGACTTGCCCGGGCGACGCGCCGTCGAGGCGGAACGTCCTTCGACGCGGGCCATGGGCGGTGGAGAGCTGGCGCCGGTTCCGCT from Blastopirellula retiformator encodes:
- the ggt gene encoding gamma-glutamyltransferase, translated to MLRRAVLPLSLLLLLNLTWSALGGNDPTRVRNAMVVSQSAIASQVGADVMQEGGNAVDAAVATAFAMAVTHPTAGNIGGGGFLVFRPAEGEPTAFNFREKAPAAAHPEMWLNENGEYDYQRHHESHKAVGVPGTVAGLYLAWKTHGKLPWKRLVEPAVLLAADGFVVGDGLERTLKGEIDRFKKYPASLAQFTKNGEPYLAGDVLKQPDLAKTLERIRDQGPAGFYEGETAELLVKEMEANGGLITLEDMKGYAAQQCQPLTGKYRGYDVIGMPPPSSGGVGVIEMLNILEGYDIRSAGSGSALNLHRMAEAMRRSYADRAQHLGDPDFNPDMPVKELISKEHAAELRKTIDESKASVSTPESFEWAYESDETTHFSVVDADRNAVSMTYTLEYAYGSAITVPGAGFILNNEMGDFNAGPGLTTAGGLIGTKPNLALPQKRMLSSMSPTIIAKDGELFMVTGSPGGRTIINTVLQTILNVVDHKMNAQEAVDAGRIHHQWLPSRIMYEHQGFSPDTLAILRDMGHELYRNNKQGTAEVIVVDAKSGHLEGGLDRRRPDGGAAGY